One genomic region from Nocardia vinacea encodes:
- a CDS encoding iron-sulfur cluster-binding domain-containing protein: MAYVDALPADPRVSVVAGDRDQRLNLDDLLHEPRTDTAIFCCGPERLLEAVEEAGRHWPPGALHTERFKARVVDQPAREFDVVLQRSGMELHVPAEESLLDIVEKAGIPVPSSCRTGTCGTCETPVLDGQPEHRDVVLSPEEQAVGDCMMVCVSRARTDRLVLDL; the protein is encoded by the coding sequence ATGGCGTACGTCGACGCACTTCCCGCCGACCCACGGGTCTCGGTAGTGGCGGGCGACCGCGACCAGCGGTTGAATCTCGATGACCTCCTCCACGAGCCGCGTACCGACACCGCGATCTTCTGCTGCGGCCCGGAGCGACTGCTCGAAGCGGTCGAAGAAGCCGGCCGGCACTGGCCGCCCGGAGCGCTGCACACGGAACGATTCAAGGCACGTGTCGTGGATCAGCCTGCCCGCGAATTCGACGTGGTCCTGCAAAGGTCGGGTATGGAGTTGCACGTACCGGCCGAGGAAAGCCTGCTCGACATCGTCGAAAAGGCCGGTATCCCAGTACCGTCCTCGTGCCGGACCGGCACCTGCGGCACGTGTGAAACACCAGTCCTGGACGGACAGCCGGAACATCGCGACGTGGTGCTGTCCCCCGAAGAGCAGGCTGTCGGAGACTGCATGATGGTGTGCGTTTCGCGCGCCCGCACCGATCGGCTCGTGCTGGACCTGTAA